Within Pseudosulfitobacter sp. DSM 107133, the genomic segment CTGCCCCACCGCTTCTGTTCGACTACGGCGGTTTCCCGCCCCATACCTACGAGTTGACCTGGCCTGCCCCCGGCGATCCGGCGCTGGCGGAGCGCGTGCATGACCTGATCCGCGCCGCGGGTCTCCCCGCCGCAAAGGATGCCGTGCGGGGGTTTGACCACGGCGTCTTCGTGCCGCTCAAGGTCGCCTTTCCGGAGGCCGACATTCCCTGCGTCCAGCTGTCGGTTGCCAGCGATCTCGACCCCGGGCGCCATATCGCGCTTGGCCAGGCCCTGGCCCCCCTTCGCGACGAGGGCGTGCTGATCCTCGGCAGCGGCAACACCTATCACAACATGGGCGTGATGATGCGGAGCCTGCGCTGCGGGCCGCGGGGCGACATCGTTGGCGGCGCGTTCGACACCTGGCTGACCGAGGCGACGACCTGCCCCGATTCCGAGGACCGCAACCGCAGGCTGACGCACTGGTCGGACGCACCCGGCGGCCGGGATGCCCATCCGCGCGAAGAGCATCTCATCCCGCTGCATGTCGTGGCGGGTGCGGCGGGCGACGATATCGGTCGCAAGACGCTGGAGGATCACGTTCTTGGCGCTATCGAAAGCGCCTTTCGCTTCGGTTGAACAGAAACTTGGAACAGGAACACAAAGTCATGTCAATTGACATCAAAGGCCCCTTCATCGTGACCGGTGCCTCCGGCCAACTCGGCAGTCAAGTCATCGAGAACCTGCTGGCGCAGGGGGCCGAGCCCCTTGTTGCAATCACCCGCACGCCGGAAAAGCTCGCGGCCCTTCTGGGGCGTGGGGTCGACGTCAGGGCAGGCGATTTCAATGACCCGGCCGCTCTTGGTGCGGCCTTTGCCGGCGGCGGGCGGCTGCTGATCATCTCGACGGACGACCTTGAGCCGGGCAAACGGCTTGCCGCGCACCGTAACGCGATCGCCGCCGCGCAGGACGCCGGTGTTTCGCATATCGTATATACGTCGCTCACCAACCCGGATGAAAGCAGCCCGATAACCTTTGCCGCCGATCACCGTGAGACCGAGGCGCTGATCAAGCAGACCGGCATCCCGCACACGATCCTGCGCAACTGCCTTTATGCCGATCTCTTGTTGCAGAGCGGACAGCAGGCAATCAATGCGGGGGCGCTATACGCGGCAGCAGGCGAAGGCAAAGCAGGCTATGTCACGCGCGAAGATTGCGCCCGCGCTGCCGCCGCGGCCCTGTTGTCCGAGACCGGATCGACCCTGCGCGACATCACCGGACCCGAGGCCGTCGGCCATGCCGAGATCGCCGCGATCCTGTCCAAAGTTTCCGGAAAGAAGATCCCCTATGTCTCGATCACGCGCGATGCGCTTGTCGAGGCTATGGTCAAGAACGGCCTGCCGGAGTTCGTCGCGGATGTCTTCTCATCCTTCGACGTCGCCATTGCTACGGAAAGTCTTGATGTTGCCTCGCATGAGGTTGAAAAACTGATCGGGCAGAAGGCGGAGTCGGTCCGGGATTTCCTGCTGGCAAACAAAACCGCTTTGACAGGACAGGCGTAAACGACACGCCCAAAGGGCATTGCTAAGTTGTTGGCCGCGTGTCGTAGGGTGTTGCAGGTCTGTAAATTACGCCACCATCTAGATGGTGTATTCTGCCCAGAGGCTGAACGCGTCAGCTCGGGCGTGGCGATATGAGTTTGCGGTGAGTTGAAATCGGCGGGGACGGAAAATCAGGTTGATCTGATCGTGAGCGGATAGAAACCTCTGAGCCTGCCGATGTGACTTGAACCGGCCGAATATCTTCTCTCGCTTCCGGGTCGGCCTGTGTGATCCTTCGATGGCGTTGTTCAATCCCTTGTGGGCGCGGTGGTCAGCGTCCGGTGCCAATGTTTTGATCGGCTTGACATAGCTGCGCAGCTTGTCGGTGATCACGACCCTCGGCTCGCCGAACTGATTGATCAGCCTTTGGAGAAACCGCTTGGCTGCTTTAGCGTTTCGTCGCGTTTTCACGAGAATGTCGAGGACGTCCCCTTCCGCGTCGATGGCACGCCACAGCCAATGTTTCTTCCCTCGAATCGAGATAACGACCTCATCCAGATGCCATTTGTCATTGGGGCGAGGACGATCGCGCCGGACGCAATTTGCGAAATGTGGACCAAAGCGATTGACCCACAACCGGATCGCTTCCCGGCTTACAATCACACCGCGCTCGGCCAGCAGGTCTTCGACGTCGGCCGTGCTCATTGCGAAGCGATGGCAAGCCCAAACAGCGTATGCGATGATTTCGCGAGGGAACCGGAAGCCCTTTAGGCGCAGGATACTGGTTGGGATTTTCATGACGTTGAAATAGCCTGATCATGCAAGCTGAACAACTTGGCAATGCCGGGCGTGCCGGGTGAATGTCATGCTTCAAGCTTACGTCATCACGGCGCTTTCTTCCAGAAAATAGCACTATAAGCGCCTCGCCTTGTCGGCCGCAGCTATGCCAATAAGTTTGCCATTTATCAGACGCATAAAGATGTGCTCAGCGACAGTTCAATTTCATCGCCGGAATCAGTGGAAAATGCCCTCAGAGATCGAGAAAACGACGTCGGCGAACTCTGATAAATTTAATAATTCGCGCATCGACGAGAGCGATCAAGAGTAAAGCGACGGCATCGCCCTGCCCTCTCATATGGCCGGGTCTGGCAGCCTCGATCGGCTGGTGGATACCGCCCGGGACTATGCCCGCGCCGCCGCCTCGGATAATACGCTGAAAGCTTATGCCGAGGACTGGACCCATTTTGCGCGCTGGTGCCGGATGAAAGGCGCCAAGCCGTTACCCCCCTCGCCCGAGATGATCGGGCTTTACCTCGCTGATCTCGCCTACGGGTCGGGCCCCTCCCCAGCCCTATCGGTCAGCACGATCGACCGCCGTCTCTCCGGCCTTGCGTGGAACTATGCTCAGCGCGGGTTCGCCCTCGATCGCTAGAACCGCCACATCGCGACGGTGCTTGCTGGGATCAAGCGCAAACACGCGCGCCCCCCCCCGGTGCAAAAGGAAGCGATCCTAGCCGAAGACATCCTCGCGATGGTGGCAACCCTTCCTTTCGACCTGCGCGGCCTGCGGGATCGGGCGATCCCGCTGATCGGCTATGCTGGCGGTCTGCGCAGGTCTGAAATTGTCAGCCTCGATGTTCACAAGGACGACGCGCCGGACTCTGGCGGTTGGATCGAGATCTTCGACAAGGGCGCCCTGCTCACCCTCAATGCCAAGACCGGCTGGCGCGAGGTCGAGATCGGCCGCGGCTCCAAGGACCAAACCTGCCCTGTCCATGCGCTCGAGCAATGGCTGCACTTCGCAAAGATCGACTTCGGCTCGATCTTCGTCGGTCCCTCGCGCGATGGCAAAAGGGCGTTCGAAACGAGACTGAACGACAAACATGTCGCCCGGCTGATCAATCAAACCGTCCGCGACGCCGGGATCCGGTCGGATCTGCCAGAAGCGGAACGGCTGGCGCTGTTCTCCAGCCATTCGCTGCGTTCCGGTCTGGCCAGTAGCGCCGAGGTTGACGAGCGCTATGTCCAGAAGAAGCACCTCGGTCACGCCTCTGCCGAGATGACCCGCCGTTATCAGCGCCGCCGCGACAGATTCCGGGTGAACCTGACCAAGTCCGCGGGGTTGTGACGCCCCTGCCCTGCCGCAACAAACCGCACCCTAGAACGGATTCTCGATCGTCACCCCCGTCGGCGCGAAATCACTGACATTTCCAGTGACAACGGTTGCAGCATGCCGCAGCGCCGAGGCCGCGATCATCAGATCAGCGCCTGCGTGACCGACCTCTGCCGACAACCGGCCCCAGATGCGAGCGTCCTCGGCATCGAACGGCAGCAATCGGTCAGAAAAAAGCAGGACGGTCCGATCAAGCCAGGAGCGAAGGTCACGCGCAAAACCGGGATCGCGCCCCTCCTGCTGGCGGATGCCGCGCTCAATTTCACCCAGTGTGATAACGCTCAGGAAAAGGTCCTGCTCGGCCTTCCCGCGCAACCAGGCCGCCACCTGAGGCGCACGGTCCGGGCGGCGCACAGCCGAAATGACGTTGGTGTCGAGAATATACATCAAAAGCTTACGTCACGCGGTGCGGCTTTGGCGCGCGGGACATCCCCACCAGGAAATGCCATCAGATGCTCTGCAAAACTCTCGCGCGCTCTCACGGCCCCATCAACCAGCCTGTGGTATTCATCCGCAGACAGGATGACCACCGCCGGCTTGCCGCGTCGTGTGACTTCTTGGGGCGTCCCTGCCAGCGCGGCATCGACAACCGCACTGAACTTGTTTTTCGCATCTTGAACTGTCCACATCGCACTTCACCTAGCTAGCTATCTAGCTAGATATATCATTTGCTGGAGGTCCAATGTCAAGGTGAGAGAAAGACGATTGAGCAGCGCTAGCCCAGATATCACGACACCATCACGCGTAATCGGTCGTTTAGTAACGGTATATGAAATTGCAAACGGCCGATTTTCATGCCCCTGATAGGCTATGCGCGCGTATCCACAGAGGATCAGACCCCCCTGCCCCAGTCTGAGGCCCTGCAAACTGCGGGATGCGTCGAGATCCATGAAGAACAGGCCTCGGGCGGCAATCGTGCGCGGCCGGTGCTTGCGCGGGTGTTGGAGCGCATCGGCAAGGGCGACACGCTGGTGGTCGTGCGGATTGACCGCCTCGCGCGATCCCTGTCGCATCTGCTGGAGGTGATCGAGCGGCTGGAGGCCAAGGGTGCGTTCTTTCGTTCCATTCAGGACCCGATCGACACCGGGTCCCCGCAAGGCAAGTTCACGCTGCAGGTTCTGGGCGCCGCGGCCGAGTTCGAGCGGGCGCTGATCCGGGAACGTACCAAGGCGGGGCTGGCGAGCGCCCGTACCAAGGGCCGGGTCGGCGGGAACCCTGGACTGCGGGCCAAAGACCCTGCTGCTCTTCGCAAAGTGCGGCTGGCGCGACAAGACGGCTACATGGAGCGTCTGAACGAGACGGCACAAGATTGGGTGCCCCATGTGCGCCGGTTGCGACCCGACTTGGCCTGGGAAGACGTGGTGCGCATCATCAACGGCCCATTGCCCGAGGCGCGTCGCTGGACCCAAAGCCGTCTCTTGCGCGCTGTGAATGCCTATGTCCGCGACGGCTTCCTGCCGGCCGAGGTGCTGGCCCGCGCCGGGCGCCGCGAAACCGACGACCGTCTGCCCGCCATCGTCGCCGGCATCAAGGGCGCGGACCCCGACATCACGCTTCAGGCGATCTGTACCCGGCTGGAAGCGATGCGCGAACGCACACCACGCGGGCGGACAAGCTGGCAGCCTTCTTCGGTCAAGATGCTACTGGAGCGGGCTGAGAGGCTGGGGCTGCTCGATTGAGATTCCCGAGAATCGCCCATCCGATTCTGCCGACTGATTTCTGTACGCACTCACAATACATCTTGTGGTCACTA encodes:
- a CDS encoding type II toxin-antitoxin system VapC family toxin; this translates as MYILDTNVISAVRRPDRAPQVAAWLRGKAEQDLFLSVITLGEIERGIRQQEGRDPGFARDLRSWLDRTVLLFSDRLLPFDAEDARIWGRLSAEVGHAGADLMIAASALRHAATVVTGNVSDFAPTGVTIENPF
- a CDS encoding recombinase family protein, encoding MPLIGYARVSTEDQTPLPQSEALQTAGCVEIHEEQASGGNRARPVLARVLERIGKGDTLVVVRIDRLARSLSHLLEVIERLEAKGAFFRSIQDPIDTGSPQGKFTLQVLGAAAEFERALIRERTKAGLASARTKGRVGGNPGLRAKDPAALRKVRLARQDGYMERLNETAQDWVPHVRRLRPDLAWEDVVRIINGPLPEARRWTQSRLLRAVNAYVRDGFLPAEVLARAGRRETDDRLPAIVAGIKGADPDITLQAICTRLEAMRERTPRGRTSWQPSSVKMLLERAERLGLLD
- a CDS encoding type II toxin-antitoxin system Phd/YefM family antitoxin, which translates into the protein MWTVQDAKNKFSAVVDAALAGTPQEVTRRGKPAVVILSADEYHRLVDGAVRARESFAEHLMAFPGGDVPRAKAAPRDVSF
- a CDS encoding IS6 family transposase yields the protein MKIPTSILRLKGFRFPREIIAYAVWACHRFAMSTADVEDLLAERGVIVSREAIRLWVNRFGPHFANCVRRDRPRPNDKWHLDEVVISIRGKKHWLWRAIDAEGDVLDILVKTRRNAKAAKRFLQRLINQFGEPRVVITDKLRSYVKPIKTLAPDADHRAHKGLNNAIEGSHRPTRKREKIFGRFKSHRQAQRFLSAHDQINLIFRPRRFQLTANSYRHARADAFSLWAEYTI
- a CDS encoding class III extradiol ring-cleavage dioxygenase, with amino-acid sequence MARQPTFFIPHGGGPCFFMDWNPPDEWDRHRQFLKDLPGTLPERPRALLVISGHWKEPAFTMQTNPAPPLLFDYGGFPPHTYELTWPAPGDPALAERVHDLIRAAGLPAAKDAVRGFDHGVFVPLKVAFPEADIPCVQLSVASDLDPGRHIALGQALAPLRDEGVLILGSGNTYHNMGVMMRSLRCGPRGDIVGGAFDTWLTEATTCPDSEDRNRRLTHWSDAPGGRDAHPREEHLIPLHVVAGAAGDDIGRKTLEDHVLGAIESAFRFG
- a CDS encoding SDR family oxidoreductase → MSIDIKGPFIVTGASGQLGSQVIENLLAQGAEPLVAITRTPEKLAALLGRGVDVRAGDFNDPAALGAAFAGGGRLLIISTDDLEPGKRLAAHRNAIAAAQDAGVSHIVYTSLTNPDESSPITFAADHRETEALIKQTGIPHTILRNCLYADLLLQSGQQAINAGALYAAAGEGKAGYVTREDCARAAAAALLSETGSTLRDITGPEAVGHAEIAAILSKVSGKKIPYVSITRDALVEAMVKNGLPEFVADVFSSFDVAIATESLDVASHEVEKLIGQKAESVRDFLLANKTALTGQA